In Myxococcales bacterium, the DNA window CGCTCGCGATGCGGGCCGTGACCTTGGCCTCTTGGGCGAACCTGTCGCGGAGCTTTCCGTGCCGCAAGAGCTCGGGGCGGATCACCTTGAGCGCGCGCTTCGCGCCCGTCGACACCTGCTCGGCGACGAAGACCGCGCCCATGCCGCCCTCGGAGAGCTTGCGCTCCACGCGATAGTCGCCACCGACGAGCACTCCCACCTCGAGCATCTCCCTCAGCGTACACCTACATGCGGCGCGCTTGGGCCGAAGGTTCGCGCCGGCGTCACCCGAGCCTCGATTTCTCGTCGTCCCGAGCCTTCGTACCTGAACGGATTGTCGTGCCCCGCCGTGAAGGACCGAAGAAGGACGGAGGGAGCCCGGCCGGCCCTCTTACCTCCGGGGCGCGCTCGTGGGGCGCTTCGGTCGGCGCTTCGTGAAGAGGTCCACGAAGCGCCGCGACTGCCAATCGTACGTCCTCACGGTGAACCGCTCGTCGTCGACGTGGGCCACGGCGAGCTCCGGCGCGCCCCCCTTCACCGCCCCAGGCTTCCACACATCGTAACCTTGCCAGACGTAGTGGGCTCGCGCGTGATGATGCCCGTGGAAGATGCCGAGGACCTCGCGGCCCGAGAGCAACCGCGCAAGGCGCGCCCGAGCCTCGGCGTCCGGGCGATCCTCGAGCCACGGCCCCGCGAGCGGACGATGAAAGAGCAACACGAGCGGCCGCTCGACCGGGGTCTTGGCCAGATCACGCTCGAGCGCGTCGAGCGCCGGCCCGTCGGGCGACTCGCCGAGGCCGACGAGGTGCACGTCGTCCCAGTCCCACGTGTATGCACCTCCACCGGGGTGGCGCTTCGCCACTTCGGCCGCGAGCCACGGGCCGTGCACCATGTCGTGATTGCCAACTACCTCGAATACGGGGAACGGAGATCCCGGTTTTTCACCGCGCCCGAGGCCATAGACATCGCAGAATGCCTCCCACTCGTAGGTATTGCCCCACTCGGTGAGATCGCCGGCGACCAGCAGCCCTCGAACGTGCCCCACGGCGGCGCCTCCCGGATAACGCATGCCTGGCAAGGTCGCGATCGACGCGACGAGCGCCCGGTTCTTCTCTTCGTTTCCGTCGAAGCCGAGGTGCGTATCGGAGACCACCGCGAACGTGACGTCGAGCGGCCCCGTGCGCGTGGGCGGTGCCGCCGTACCTCCTCCCGCCGGGGCGGGGGTCTCGGGTGCTGGTGAAGGGTCGCCGTGGCCGACTGGCTCCGGCTCCCGTCGCCGCGGAGCGCACGCGACGACGGTCGAAAGTACCAGCGCCCACAAGAGCCACGAGCGCCGGAGCGACCCGAGCACGCGACCAACCGAGAGGAGAGGAGCCGCTGCCATGGGATCCTTATCGCCTTCGAGGCGCCGATGTGACACGGCATGCCCGTGCGGACGCGTCCGTGGTCCGAAGACCACCATGTGCCGACCTGCGCCGCGAGCACAAGGAGCGCCCCACGAAAAATCGCCGGATCGGCCCCACGGACCGGTTTCGCCATTGGCACGTCGGGTGCAATCTGCGGCGTCATGAGGAGAGGAGCGCGCGCTGGCGCGGTCGGTCTTGGGAGCGCGGCGCTCATCGCCGCCCTCGCCCATTCGCAGCGGTGGATCCACGACGATGGCTTCATCAACCTGCGCATCGTGCAGAACGTGGTCGCGGGCCACGGCCCCGTGTTCAACGTGGGCGAGCGCGTCGAGGCCGGAACCAGCCCCTTGTGGCTCGGCCTCCTCTCGATCGTGCATGGCCTCGGGGCTCCGCTCGAGTGGGGTGCGGTCGTCGCGGGGATCACGTGCATGGCGCTCGCCGTCGCGCTGCTCGCGCTCCCGTCCAGCTTGGCCTCGGCTCGAACGCGCGCCCCCCTCGGATACTCGGTCCCGGTCGGGTTCTTGGTGTTCGCGTCGGTGCGCCCGGTGTGGGAGTACGCGTCGAGCGGCCTCGAAACGAGCCTCTCGTGCCTCTGGATCGCCGCGTCGTCGACCGCGCTCGTCGCCGTGCTCCGTCGCAGCGAGCCGAGCCGCGGCGCACGCACCGCTACGGCGTTCCTCTTCGGTCTCGGGCCCCTCGTGCGGCCCGACTATGCCATGTACTCTGCACTCTTTCTGACTCTCCTCGCATGGCACGGGAGGCGGCGAGGTGCACGCGCGAGCCTCGGGTATTTCGTGGTCGCCCTGGCGCTCCCTGCCGCCGTGCAGGTGCTGCGAATGGGCTACTTCGGCACGTTCGCCCCCAACACCGCTCTCGCGAAGGAGGCATTTCGTCTGAACTTCGGCCAGGGACGCTGTTACCTGAACAACTTCCTCGGGACCTACCGGCTCGGGATCCCGCTCGTCTCCGCGGCGTGGCTCGGCATCCGCCACGTCCGCGCCATTCGAAAGCGCTGCCCGGCCGCCGCGCTCGCCCTCACGGCCCCTCCGGTCGCCGCCACCCTGCACGCCGCCTACGTCGTCGCGATAGGTGGAGACTA includes these proteins:
- a CDS encoding metallophosphoesterase; translation: MAAAPLLSVGRVLGSLRRSWLLWALVLSTVVACAPRRREPEPVGHGDPSPAPETPAPAGGGTAAPPTRTGPLDVTFAVVSDTHLGFDGNEEKNRALVASIATLPGMRYPGGAAVGHVRGLLVAGDLTEWGNTYEWEAFCDVYGLGRGEKPGSPFPVFEVVGNHDMVHGPWLAAEVAKRHPGGGAYTWDWDDVHLVGLGESPDGPALDALERDLAKTPVERPLVLLFHRPLAGPWLEDRPDAEARARLARLLSGREVLGIFHGHHHARAHYVWQGYDVWKPGAVKGGAPELAVAHVDDERFTVRTYDWQSRRFVDLFTKRRPKRPTSAPRR